The nucleotide sequence GTTATGGATAGTTCTTGATGCTCTTTATAAAATAGTATATCAGCTTATGTATGGTTTTTTGTTATCTGCACTCCCCTCCCTTTGGAGGGGTTGGGGGAGGCTTCTTTTACTGCAAACTAAACCCTACTGCATACGCCTTAATCTTCGTCACCATAGAGAGTAAGCCGTTGCTACGTGTAGGTGAGAGATGCTGACGAAGGCCTATCTTATCAATGAAATACAAGTCTGCATCAATAATCTCTTGCGGAGTATGATTACTCAAAACACGTATCAGAAGGGCAATGATACCCTTTGTGATGAGTGCATCAGAGTCAGCAGTGAAGATAAGTTTACCATCTATATTGTCACACTGCAGCCATACACGGCTCTGACAACCGTCAATGAGGTTCTGCTCGTTCTTATACTGTTCCTCTAATGGCTCTAACTCGTTGCCCAAGTCAATGAGCATTTGGTATTTATCCATCCAATCAGTGAAGTCTTCAAACTCACCAATTACTGCATCTTGTGCTTCGTTTATTGTCATAGATCCTTATTTTTAATTCATAATTCAGAATTCACAATTCATAATTATGATAACTTCTGTGGGCAGAGTTTATTGCTACAAGCAGCTTACAATATTGTTATTTACCATATAATATTAACCAATAGAAGTAATCATCGTTGTGAATTTGGATTGTGAATTATGAATGTTGAATTCAGAATTACCATAGTAATCATAATTATGAATTATGAATTGTGAATTCTGAATTAGAATGATTTACTTTGTTACTAACTTAAACAGTTTATCATTTGGGCGTACCTTGTCCGGTACTGGGATTGAAACGCGCCAGCCTTGTTCTGCTTTATCAACAGGATTGAGGTCGTAGCGGATTTCTTCCGCATTGAGGAACATAGCTCCAGTGCTGTTACCTGTGATAAGAAGCTTCTCTCCCTTTACAAAAGTATTAGCCTCAACGGCAACCTCAGCCACGCCAAGACGAGAGAAATACTTGATCACCTTACCGATGAGTACCTTCTTCTCTGTAGCCTTATTGCCATAATCCTTGGTCCATTCGCCCATCTTCTGACCTTGATAGTAGCCATCCCAGAAGCCACGGTTGAAGACTGTTGAGAGTCTCTCGTCCCACTGGTCCTTCTTTTCTTCGGTGAAGGTACCATCGAGTACGCTCTCTATTGCCTCCTTATAGCAGCTCACAACGGTGTGAACATACTCTGGTCCACGCGCACGACCCTCAATCTTAAACACACGTACACCAGCATCCATCATCTTATCAATGAAGCGAACACTCTTTAAGTCCTTAGGACTCATAATGTACTTGTTATCAATCTCTAACTGATTACCCGTCTCATTGTCTGTAACCGTATAGCTACGACGGCATATCTGGGTACAAGCACCACGGTTAGCAGAGCGGTTAGAGTCGTGAAGACTCATATAACACTTGCCCGAAATTGCCATACAGAACGCACCATGGCAGAACATCTCGATACGAACAGGCTGTCCCTTCGGTCCACAGATATTCTGTTTGATAATCTGTTCGTGTATTTCCTTCACCTGATCCATATTCAGCTCGCGTGCCAATACGGCAACATCAGCAAATTGAGCGTAGAACTTTAGGGCGTCAATATTAGATATATTCAACTGTGTTGAGAGGTGAACCTCAACCCCCACCTGACGGCAATACATCATTACAGCAACGTCACTGGCAATGACAGCGGTGATGTTAGCAGCCTTGGCAGCATCGATAATCTCGTGCATTGTCTCAATATCCTCGCCATAGATGACGGTGTTTACAGTCAAATAAGTCTGTATACCTTTTGCATTACAAGTCTCGGCAATCTCTTTGAGGTCGTTAATAGTGAAGTGGTTGGCCGAATGGGAACGCATATTTAGCTTCCCGATACCGAAGTAAACCGAGTTAGCTCCGGCATTGATGGCAGCTGCTAACGACTCACGTGAGCCAACAGGTGCCATTATCTCAAATTCATTTATATTCTTGTTCATTGTTTTATTTTCATTACCAAACAGTTAGCAAGCAATAAGAAATCTGTTACCTTTCGTAGACTTATTCCTATGCTTTGCTTTGTCTGTTGCTATCCTTTATTTATTGTGAATGTGTCTATTCAGTCTGCAAAGGTACGGAAAATATCCGATAAAGGGCGTAAACGAGTTTGTAAGTTTTGCAAATTACTTGCATTAATGCAATATATTGCTATGTGTTTTAGCTTCAACACGATTGGTGCTTACCAAGAACACCATGCGTGCTAAGCCTTAGCACCATCTGTGCTGAGGGCTAACACATTAGCAGAAGACGGAAAGAAAACGTCCTAAATACCATTATGATAGATAGTAAAAACCTAAGAATAAACTTATATGGAAAATGTTTAAGAGTCAGCATTATTCACTAAAAAGAATATATCAGTTCTTTTCTAAGAGTCAAATAGTTAGAACGTTTTTCGGTTGTATGCGATAAAATTAGTATCTTTGCATGCTAATTTTTTCGAGATAACAACAGAATGAAGAAACTATATATTGAGACATACGGCTGCCAGATGAATGTGGCAGACTCTGAGGTTGTGGCTTCTGTCATGAAGATGGCAGGTTATGACGTATGCGAAACAGAGGAAGAAGCAGATGCTATCTTCCTCAATACCTGTTCTATACGTGAGAACGCAGAGAACAAGATATATAATCGTTTGGAGGCATTGCACGCCGAGCAGAAGAAAGGTCGTGACCTTATCTTGGGCGTATTGGGATGTATGGCAGAGCGTGTAAGGGACGATTTAATTCAAAATCACCACGCCAATCTTGTGTGTGGTCCTGACTCTTACCTCAACTTGCCTGATATGATTGCACAGTGCGAGAACGGTACGAATGCAATGGATATCGAACTCTCTACCACTGAGACCTATCGTGATGTTATCCCACAGCGTATTGGTGGCAATAGAGTGTCGGGCTTTGTTAGTATTATGCGTGGTTGCAATAACTTCTGCCACTATTGTATCGTTCCTTTTACCCGTGGACGTGAGCGTTCACGTGATGTAGAAAGTATCTTGAAAGAGGTTAAGGACTTGCATGACAAGGGTTTCAAGGAGGTTACTCTCTTAGGTCAGAACGTCAATTCTTACGGATTGTTGCCAAATGGTAAGCGTCCTGAGAATGGTATTTCGTTTGCAGAATTGTTGCATAAGGTGGCACAGAGTGTACCAGATATGCGTGTGCGCTTCACGACTTCCAACCCAGAAGATATGACAGAGGATATCATTGAGGCAGTAGCTACCGAGCCTAATCTCTGTAATCACATCCACTTCCCTGCACAGAGCGGTAGTAATAGCGTGCTGAAGTTGATGAACCGTAAGTACACTCGTGAGGACTACCTTGAGAAGGTGGCTGCTATTCGTCGTCTTATCCCTGATTGTGGACTTACAACCGATATCTTCATTGGTTATCACAATGAGTCGGAAGAAGACTTCCAAGAAACACTCTCGTTGATGCGTGAGGTAGGTTTCGATTCTGCCTTTATGTTCAAATACTCTGAGCGGCCGGGAACATACGCTGCAAAGCACCTTCCAGACAATGTATCTGAGGAGGTGAAGATTCGCCGTTTGAATGAGTTGATTCGCTTACAGACTGAGATTTCAGCTGAACAGAACAAGAAAGACGAGGGCAAGGAGTTTGATATCCTTATCGAACGCTTCGGTAAACGTAGCCGTGAACAGCTGATGGGGCGTACTCCACAGAACAAGGCTGTAGTCATGCCACGTGGCAATCATCATATTGGTGAGACCGTCCGTGTACGCATCACAGGCTCAACCAGTGCTACACTCTTTGGCGAAGAAGTGTAAATATACTTTATATATAAAG is from Prevotella melaninogenica and encodes:
- the miaB gene encoding tRNA (N6-isopentenyl adenosine(37)-C2)-methylthiotransferase MiaB → MKKLYIETYGCQMNVADSEVVASVMKMAGYDVCETEEEADAIFLNTCSIRENAENKIYNRLEALHAEQKKGRDLILGVLGCMAERVRDDLIQNHHANLVCGPDSYLNLPDMIAQCENGTNAMDIELSTTETYRDVIPQRIGGNRVSGFVSIMRGCNNFCHYCIVPFTRGRERSRDVESILKEVKDLHDKGFKEVTLLGQNVNSYGLLPNGKRPENGISFAELLHKVAQSVPDMRVRFTTSNPEDMTEDIIEAVATEPNLCNHIHFPAQSGSNSVLKLMNRKYTREDYLEKVAAIRRLIPDCGLTTDIFIGYHNESEEDFQETLSLMREVGFDSAFMFKYSERPGTYAAKHLPDNVSEEVKIRRLNELIRLQTEISAEQNKKDEGKEFDILIERFGKRSREQLMGRTPQNKAVVMPRGNHHIGETVRVRITGSTSATLFGEEV
- a CDS encoding peptidase U32 family protein codes for the protein MNKNINEFEIMAPVGSRESLAAAINAGANSVYFGIGKLNMRSHSANHFTINDLKEIAETCNAKGIQTYLTVNTVIYGEDIETMHEIIDAAKAANITAVIASDVAVMMYCRQVGVEVHLSTQLNISNIDALKFYAQFADVAVLARELNMDQVKEIHEQIIKQNICGPKGQPVRIEMFCHGAFCMAISGKCYMSLHDSNRSANRGACTQICRRSYTVTDNETGNQLEIDNKYIMSPKDLKSVRFIDKMMDAGVRVFKIEGRARGPEYVHTVVSCYKEAIESVLDGTFTEEKKDQWDERLSTVFNRGFWDGYYQGQKMGEWTKDYGNKATEKKVLIGKVIKYFSRLGVAEVAVEANTFVKGEKLLITGNSTGAMFLNAEEIRYDLNPVDKAEQGWRVSIPVPDKVRPNDKLFKLVTK
- a CDS encoding SufE family protein; translation: MTINEAQDAVIGEFEDFTDWMDKYQMLIDLGNELEPLEEQYKNEQNLIDGCQSRVWLQCDNIDGKLIFTADSDALITKGIIALLIRVLSNHTPQEIIDADLYFIDKIGLRQHLSPTRSNGLLSMVTKIKAYAVGFSLQ